The Glycine max cultivar Williams 82 chromosome 12, Glycine_max_v4.0, whole genome shotgun sequence genome window below encodes:
- the LOC100781544 gene encoding RNA polymerase II subunit 5-mediating protein homolog, producing the protein MDESTKKGSVTSLASLFPVEEAQRAAKRVEDTIADKQSELDRLRGFATDNNSLINLVHKLPEQLSHDIMVPFGKAAFFPGRLIHTNEFLVLLGEGYYAERTSKQTVEILQRRGKSLDSQVDSLEANIKDLEAEASFFNATASQVAEGLVEIREDYLEKDSNEGEFKSGHLQQEAPNLGNATADDGEYARMLAIMDELEKEELAAESGNHSDQNDESTGDFHDISYQEHIDNKLQNSKDVHQSELLDQINNKIITADLPKKQNRKEDITDQLNFASLAVESRVKERENFVEYIDPSEKIPARSKERSVQATTASKTEVRHQTSQPSFDSRKAFTGSIIEHAENIKPTTRQQSSASSQDSGSQSSKPVSRFKMQRR; encoded by the exons ATGGATGAATCAACGAAGAAGGGGTCTGTGACCTCACTCGCCTCCCTCTTCCCAGTAGAGGAGGCGCAAAGGGCGGCCAAGCGCGTCGAAGACACCATTGCCGACAAGCAGAGCGAGCTCGACCGCCTACGAGGTTTCGCCACCGACAACAACAGCCTCATCAACCTCGTCCACAAGCTCCCCGAACAGCTCTCCCACGACATCATG GTTCCGTTTGGGAAAGCAGCGTTCTTCCCAGGTCGTTTGATTCACACCAATGAGTTCCTG GTTCTTTTGGGAGAAGGGTATTATGCTGAGAGAACTTCAAAGCAAACCGTTGAGATTTTGCAGCGAAGAGGGAAGTCCTTGGATTCGCAGGTTGATTCTCTTGAGGCCAATATCAAGGACCTTGAAGCAGAGGCTTCATTTTTCAATGCCACAGCTTCTCAAGTAGCG GAGGGTCTTGTGGAGATAAGGGAAGATTATCTGGAGAAAGACTCTAACGAAGGGGAATTTAAATCAG GTCATCTGCAGCAAGAGGCTCCTAATTTGGGAAATGCTACAGCTGATGATGGGGAATATGCTCGTATGCTGGCTATAATGGATGAACTTGAAAAAGAAGAGCTTGCTGCAGAAAGTGGCAATCACAGTGATCAAAATGATGAAAGTACTGGGGATTTCCATGATATATCATATCAGGAACATATTGATAACAAACTCCAAAATTCAAAA GATGTTCATCAAAGTGAACTACTGGACcagattaataataaaattataacagcTGATCTTCCAAAAAAACAGAATCGTAAAGAAGATATAACTGATCAGTTGAAT TTTGCTAGCCTGGCAGTAGAATCTAGGGTCAAAG AGAGggaaaattttgtagaatacaTTGATCCTAGTGAAAAGATTCCTGCTCGTTCTAAAGAAAGGTCAGTTCAAGCAACTACGGCATCAAAAACTGAG GTTCGACACCAAACTTCACAACCATCATTTGACAGTCGCAAG GCTTTTACAGGCTCTATTATAGAGCATGCTGAGAATATAAAACCAACTACAAGACAACAAAGTTCAGCTTCTTCACAG GATTCTGGTTCTCAATCTTCAAAACCAGTCTCCAGATTCAAAATGCAGAGAAGATAG